In a single window of the Streptomyces cinnabarinus genome:
- a CDS encoding thioesterase family protein — MPEAAFTQATIGDSEFDRDTALTLREPGVYDIDLSAGWTIISAVNGGYLLAILGRALADALPHADPFTISAHYLTASQPGPAVVRTSVVRTGRTLSTGQASLLQYDEQGREIERIRVLASYGDLDSLPDDVRTTAQPPAIPPMDQCFGPQDSPAPVPGSSAITDRLMIKLDPATLGWALGAPSGKGEMRAWFGLADGRDADPLSLLLAVDALPPTAFELGIKGWVPTVELTAHIRCRPAPGPLRVSITTRNLAGGFLEEDAEVWDTEGRLVAQSRQLARVRLG; from the coding sequence ATGCCAGAAGCAGCGTTCACGCAGGCCACCATCGGCGACAGCGAGTTCGACCGCGACACCGCGCTCACCCTGCGCGAGCCCGGGGTCTACGACATCGACCTCTCCGCCGGCTGGACCATCATCAGCGCCGTCAACGGCGGCTATCTGCTGGCGATCCTCGGCCGCGCGCTCGCCGATGCCCTGCCGCACGCCGACCCGTTCACGATCTCGGCGCACTACCTGACCGCGTCCCAGCCGGGACCGGCCGTGGTCCGCACCTCCGTGGTCCGCACCGGCCGCACCCTGTCCACCGGCCAGGCCTCGCTCCTCCAGTACGACGAGCAGGGCCGGGAGATCGAACGCATCCGGGTCCTCGCCTCCTACGGCGACCTCGACTCCCTCCCCGACGACGTCCGTACGACCGCGCAGCCGCCCGCGATCCCGCCGATGGACCAGTGCTTCGGCCCCCAGGACAGCCCCGCCCCGGTCCCCGGCAGCTCGGCCATCACCGACCGCCTGATGATCAAGCTGGACCCCGCGACGCTGGGCTGGGCCCTCGGCGCCCCCTCCGGCAAGGGTGAGATGCGGGCCTGGTTCGGCCTGGCCGACGGCCGCGACGCCGACCCCCTCTCCCTGCTCCTGGCGGTGGACGCGCTGCCCCCGACCGCCTTCGAACTCGGCATCAAGGGCTGGGTCCCCACGGTGGAACTGACGGCCCACATCCGCTGCCGCCCGGCCCCCGGCCCCCTTCGGGTGTCCATCACGACCCGCAACCTGGCGGGCGGCTTCCTGGAGGAGGACGCGGAGGTCTGGGACACGGAGGGCCGACTGGTGGCCCAGTCGCGGCAGTTGGCCCGGGTGCGTCTGGGCTGA
- a CDS encoding TetR family transcriptional regulator produces the protein MSHTLGIRQAQKQKTRQALLDAALGLLEEQSLSSLGLREVTRAVGVAPTAFYRHFRSTADLGVALVEEALGSLHPMIRTTVSADGDPDERIARAIELIAGHVARHPAHVRFIARERHGGVQSVRAAIQDQLARFGEEVKHELAKDPLSGGWSDQDLLMLANLYVDQMLMIASLFLDTLDKDAGDERQRVVEDATRRMRLISIGRRHWLD, from the coding sequence ATGAGTCACACCCTCGGCATCCGGCAGGCCCAGAAGCAGAAGACCCGACAGGCGCTCCTGGACGCCGCGTTGGGGCTGCTGGAGGAGCAGAGCCTGAGCAGTCTGGGTCTGCGCGAGGTCACCCGTGCCGTCGGCGTCGCCCCCACCGCCTTCTACCGGCACTTCCGCTCCACCGCGGATCTCGGCGTCGCGCTGGTCGAGGAGGCGCTGGGCAGCCTGCACCCGATGATCCGGACCACCGTCTCCGCCGACGGCGACCCCGATGAACGCATAGCCCGCGCCATCGAGTTGATCGCCGGCCATGTCGCCAGGCACCCGGCCCACGTCCGCTTCATCGCCCGCGAGCGGCACGGCGGCGTCCAGTCGGTGCGCGCGGCCATCCAGGACCAACTCGCCCGCTTCGGCGAGGAGGTGAAGCACGAGCTCGCCAAGGACCCGCTGTCCGGGGGCTGGAGCGACCAGGACCTGCTGATGCTGGCCAACCTCTACGTCGACCAGATGCTGATGATCGCCTCCCTCTTCCTGGACACCCTGGACAAGGACGCCGGGGACGAACGGCAGCGGGTGGTCGAGGACGCCACCCGCCGGATGCGGCTGATCAGCATCGGCCGCCGCCACTGGCTGGACTGA
- a CDS encoding DUF4190 domain-containing protein, with amino-acid sequence MQLTAPTTGRPLTRDADGMAVASFILGLVGLLVLNVFLGPIAMALAAVSLWRGTTRRGRAYLGLGLGVADLLVLLTFMQMDNTVSWSF; translated from the coding sequence ATGCAACTCACAGCCCCGACGACCGGCCGCCCGCTCACCCGTGACGCCGACGGCATGGCCGTCGCGTCCTTCATCCTCGGCCTGGTAGGGCTTCTGGTCCTCAACGTCTTCCTCGGCCCGATCGCCATGGCCCTGGCCGCCGTGTCCCTCTGGCGCGGAACCACCCGCCGCGGCCGCGCGTATCTGGGCCTGGGCCTGGGCGTGGCCGACCTGTTGGTCCTGCTCACGTTCATGCAGATGGACAACACGGTGTCCTGGAGCTTCTGA
- a CDS encoding cysteine desulfurase family protein: MAYLDHAATTPMLPEAVEALAAHLSVTGNASSLHASGRRARRTVEESRETLAEALGARPSEVVLTSGGTEADNLAVKGLYWSRRDADPARTRVLASPVEHHAVLDAVHWLGEHEGATVEYLPVDAYGRVHPEALREAIARNPDDVALATVMWANNEIGTIMPVRELADAAAEFGVPLHADAVQAFGQLDVDFAASGLAAMTVSGHKIGGPYGIGALLLGRDQSPVPVLHGGGQERQVRSGTLDVPAVASFAVAGRLAAEQREWFAREIGALRDDLIAAVRAAVPDAILGGDPVDRLPANAHFMFPGCEGDSLLLLLDAQGIECSTGSACTAGVAQPSHVLLATGTDPDLARGTLRFSLGHTSTEADVEAVAKAIGPAVERARAAGLS, from the coding sequence ATGGCTTACCTCGACCACGCCGCGACCACCCCGATGCTTCCCGAGGCGGTCGAGGCACTCGCCGCGCACCTGAGCGTCACCGGCAACGCCTCCTCTCTGCACGCATCCGGCCGCAGAGCCCGCCGTACCGTCGAGGAATCCCGCGAGACCCTCGCGGAAGCGCTCGGCGCCCGCCCCAGCGAGGTCGTGCTCACCTCGGGCGGCACCGAGGCCGACAACCTCGCGGTCAAGGGCCTGTACTGGTCCCGCCGCGACGCCGACCCGGCCCGCACCCGGGTGCTGGCCTCCCCCGTCGAGCACCACGCCGTCCTCGACGCGGTGCACTGGCTCGGCGAACACGAGGGCGCCACCGTCGAGTACCTCCCGGTCGACGCGTACGGCCGGGTCCACCCCGAGGCCCTGCGCGAGGCCATCGCCCGCAACCCCGACGACGTGGCCCTGGCCACCGTCATGTGGGCCAACAACGAGATCGGCACGATCATGCCGGTCCGTGAACTCGCCGACGCCGCCGCCGAGTTCGGTGTCCCGCTGCATGCCGACGCCGTCCAGGCCTTCGGCCAGCTCGACGTCGACTTCGCCGCCTCCGGGCTCGCCGCGATGACCGTCTCCGGACACAAGATCGGCGGCCCCTACGGCATCGGCGCCCTGCTCCTCGGCCGCGACCAGAGCCCCGTCCCCGTGCTGCACGGCGGCGGCCAGGAGCGCCAGGTCCGCTCCGGCACCCTCGACGTCCCCGCCGTCGCCTCCTTCGCCGTCGCCGGCCGGCTCGCCGCCGAGCAGCGCGAGTGGTTCGCCCGGGAGATCGGCGCCCTGCGCGACGATCTGATCGCGGCGGTCCGCGCCGCCGTCCCGGACGCGATCCTCGGCGGCGACCCGGTGGACCGCCTTCCGGCCAACGCCCACTTCATGTTCCCCGGCTGCGAGGGCGACTCCCTGCTGCTCCTGCTGGACGCCCAGGGCATCGAATGCTCCACCGGCTCCGCCTGCACCGCCGGTGTCGCCCAGCCCAGCCACGTCCTGCTCGCCACCGGAACCGACCCGGACCTCGCCCGCGGCACCCTCCGCTTCTCCCTCGGCCACACCTCCACGGAGGCCGACGTCGAGGCGGTCGCCAAGGCGATCGGACCGGCGGTGGAGCGGGCACGGGCCGCGGGTCTCAGCTAG
- a CDS encoding N-acetylmuramoyl-L-alanine amidase codes for MGARKASKGKSGGTDADRRIGRRALLIGGAAAALGTAVLARDELGRLWWRMPGVEKPRKEGEVDFAGARWVAASDANWRRADRPDDYGVDMVVIHVTQGSFDSAVKVFQDPEHGAAAHYIVRKDGHVTQMIRELDVAYHAGNRDFNERSVGIEHEGFVDRPEGFTDEMYAASARLTARICARYDIPVDREHIIGHVEVPGTDHTDPGEHWDWKRYMKLVRQARTTPA; via the coding sequence ATGGGGGCGAGGAAGGCATCCAAGGGCAAGAGCGGCGGCACGGACGCGGACCGGCGCATCGGGCGGCGGGCGCTGCTGATCGGCGGCGCGGCGGCCGCGCTGGGCACCGCGGTGCTGGCGCGCGACGAACTGGGGCGGCTGTGGTGGCGGATGCCCGGGGTGGAGAAGCCGCGCAAGGAGGGCGAGGTCGACTTCGCGGGCGCTCGCTGGGTGGCGGCCTCGGACGCGAACTGGCGGCGCGCGGACCGGCCGGACGACTACGGCGTCGACATGGTGGTCATCCATGTCACCCAGGGCAGTTTCGACAGCGCCGTGAAGGTGTTCCAGGACCCGGAGCACGGCGCCGCGGCGCACTACATCGTCCGCAAGGACGGCCATGTCACGCAGATGATCCGTGAGCTGGACGTGGCGTATCACGCGGGCAACCGCGACTTCAACGAACGCAGTGTCGGCATCGAGCACGAGGGGTTCGTGGACCGGCCCGAGGGCTTCACGGACGAGATGTACGCCGCTTCGGCCCGCCTCACGGCCCGGATATGCGCGCGTTACGACATCCCCGTCGACCGTGAGCACATCATCGGCCATGTGGAGGTGCCGGGCACGGACCACACCGATCCGGGCGAACACTGGGACTGGAAGCGGTACATGAAGCTGGTGCGGCAGGCGCGTACGACGCCGGCGTGA
- the mnmA gene encoding tRNA 2-thiouridine(34) synthase MnmA, giving the protein MTDTPQRPLRVLAAMSGGVDSAVAAARAAEAGHDVTGVHLALSANPQSFRTGARGCCTIEDSRDARRAADVIGIPFYVWDLADRFREDVVEDFIAEYEAGRTPNPCLRCNEKIKFAALLDKALALGFDAVCTGHYAKVVTLADGSRELHRASDMAKDQSYVLGVLDERQLAHALFPLGDTVTTKDEIRAEAEVRGLAVAKKPDSHDICFIADGDTQGFLAGRLGKAEGDIVDEAGAKLGTHEGAYGFTIGQRKGLRIGTPAADGKPRYVLDISPVDNTVTVGPAAALDVTALRAIKPRWCGTAPTGPGTYTAQLRAHGGETEVTAELVDGTLEVTFTEPARGVAPGQAIVLYDDTRVVGSATISTTTRATADVA; this is encoded by the coding sequence ATGACTGACACCCCGCAGCGCCCCCTTCGCGTACTCGCCGCCATGTCCGGCGGTGTGGACTCCGCCGTCGCCGCCGCCCGCGCCGCGGAAGCCGGCCACGACGTCACCGGTGTCCACCTGGCCCTCTCCGCGAACCCGCAGTCCTTCCGAACCGGCGCGCGGGGCTGTTGCACCATCGAGGACTCGCGCGACGCCCGCCGCGCCGCGGACGTCATCGGCATCCCCTTCTACGTCTGGGACCTCGCCGACCGCTTCCGCGAGGACGTGGTCGAGGACTTCATCGCCGAGTACGAGGCCGGCCGCACCCCGAACCCCTGCCTGCGCTGCAACGAGAAGATCAAGTTCGCGGCGCTGCTGGACAAGGCGCTGGCCCTGGGCTTCGACGCGGTCTGCACCGGCCACTACGCCAAGGTCGTCACACTGGCCGACGGCTCCCGTGAGCTGCACCGCGCCTCCGACATGGCCAAGGACCAGTCCTACGTCCTCGGAGTGCTGGACGAGCGGCAGCTCGCGCACGCGCTCTTCCCGCTCGGCGACACCGTGACGACGAAGGACGAGATCCGCGCGGAGGCCGAGGTCCGGGGGCTCGCGGTCGCGAAGAAGCCCGACTCCCACGACATCTGCTTCATCGCCGACGGCGACACCCAGGGCTTCCTGGCCGGCCGGCTCGGCAAGGCCGAGGGCGACATCGTCGACGAGGCCGGCGCCAAGCTGGGCACCCACGAGGGCGCCTACGGCTTCACCATCGGCCAGCGCAAGGGCCTGCGCATCGGCACCCCGGCCGCCGACGGCAAGCCGCGCTACGTCCTCGACATCTCCCCGGTCGACAACACCGTCACGGTCGGCCCGGCCGCCGCCCTCGACGTCACCGCCCTGCGCGCGATCAAGCCCCGCTGGTGCGGCACCGCCCCGACCGGCCCCGGCACCTACACCGCCCAGCTCCGCGCCCACGGCGGCGAGACCGAGGTCACCGCCGAACTCGTCGACGGCACCCTGGAGGTCACCTTCACCGAGCCGGCCCGCGGCGTGGCCCCCGGCCAGGCGATCGTCCTGTACGACGACACGCGCGTGGTGGGCTCGGCGACGATCTCGACGACCACGCGCGCGACGGCGGACGTGGCCTGA
- a CDS encoding alpha/beta fold hydrolase — translation MGLKSVSRDGTSLAYESTGDGPAVVLVSGAMSTGATLAPLAQLLAERRFTVVTYDRRGRGESGDTAPYEVAREVEDLGVLIEAVGGEAALCGVSSGGALALEAAASGLPVRQVAVYETPFAVHEGGRAAWAEYTERLGEALGQGRRGDAVALFLRLTGLAEEMIQGARQAPMWAGMEAVAPSLAYDAAVMGDCAVPRARLTAIRVPVLAVAGGASPAWMREAAQAVAEAAPQGAYRSLEGQTHMVEPQVLGPVLAEFFGA, via the coding sequence ATGGGACTCAAGAGCGTTTCGCGCGATGGCACCTCCCTCGCCTACGAGAGCACCGGTGACGGCCCGGCTGTCGTCCTCGTCAGTGGCGCGATGTCCACGGGGGCGACCCTCGCGCCGCTGGCGCAGTTGCTCGCGGAGCGCCGGTTCACCGTGGTGACGTACGACCGCCGGGGCCGTGGGGAGAGCGGCGACACGGCGCCGTACGAGGTGGCCCGTGAGGTGGAGGATCTCGGGGTGCTGATCGAGGCGGTGGGCGGCGAGGCGGCGCTGTGCGGGGTCTCCTCGGGCGGCGCGCTGGCCCTGGAGGCGGCGGCGAGCGGGCTGCCGGTGCGTCAGGTGGCGGTGTACGAGACGCCGTTCGCCGTGCACGAAGGGGGCAGGGCGGCGTGGGCCGAGTACACCGAGCGGCTCGGTGAGGCGCTCGGGCAGGGCAGGCGCGGGGACGCCGTGGCGCTGTTCCTGCGGCTCACCGGGCTCGCCGAGGAGATGATCCAGGGCGCCCGCCAGGCCCCCATGTGGGCCGGGATGGAGGCCGTCGCCCCGAGCCTCGCGTACGACGCGGCCGTGATGGGCGACTGTGCGGTGCCGCGAGCCCGTCTCACGGCGATCCGGGTGCCGGTGCTGGCGGTCGCGGGCGGCGCCAGCCCCGCGTGGATGCGGGAGGCCGCGCAGGCCGTCGCGGAGGCGGCGCCGCAGGGCGCGTACCGGAGCCTGGAGGGCCAGACCCACATGGTGGAACCTCAGGTGCTCGGGCCGGTGCTGGCGGAGTTCTTCGGCGCCTAG
- a CDS encoding DUF427 domain-containing protein produces the protein MAEGHTITIEHGTQRVRVVHGDQVLAESDRPLLLRETGCPVRYYLPAEDVRLDLLTPSDTHTYCPFKGTASYWSLPDAPDLVWTYPEPKPDVAEIKDHLCFYEVEVL, from the coding sequence ATGGCTGAAGGACACACGATCACGATCGAGCACGGCACTCAGCGCGTACGGGTCGTCCACGGCGACCAGGTCCTCGCGGAGAGCGACCGCCCGCTCCTGCTCCGGGAGACCGGCTGTCCGGTGCGCTACTACCTCCCCGCCGAGGACGTACGCCTGGACCTCCTGACCCCCTCCGACACCCACACCTACTGCCCCTTCAAGGGCACGGCCTCCTACTGGTCACTGCCGGACGCCCCGGACCTGGTCTGGACATACCCGGAGCCCAAGCCGGACGTCGCCGAGATCAAGGACCACCTGTGCTTCTACGAAGTAGAAGTGTTGTGA
- a CDS encoding TIGR00730 family Rossman fold protein — protein sequence MRICVFLSAADLDERYTRPAREFANLLGKGGHTLVWGGSDVGLMKVVADGVQQAGGRLLGVSVDFLAAKARAGADEMVVAKDLAERKRLLLEKADAVVVMVGGTGTLDEATEILELKKHGHTDKPVVLLNTAGFYDGLKEQFRRMEDEGFLPRPLTDLVFFAEEPVGALAYLEESHGVE from the coding sequence ATGCGAATCTGCGTCTTCCTCTCCGCGGCCGATCTGGACGAGCGTTACACCCGCCCCGCGCGGGAGTTCGCGAACCTGCTGGGCAAGGGCGGTCACACGCTCGTGTGGGGCGGCTCCGACGTGGGGCTGATGAAGGTGGTCGCCGACGGGGTGCAGCAGGCGGGCGGGCGGCTGCTCGGCGTCTCGGTGGACTTCCTGGCCGCCAAGGCCCGCGCGGGCGCCGACGAGATGGTCGTCGCCAAGGACCTCGCCGAGCGCAAGCGGCTGCTGCTGGAGAAGGCCGACGCGGTGGTGGTCATGGTCGGCGGTACCGGCACGCTGGACGAGGCGACCGAGATCCTGGAGCTGAAGAAGCACGGCCACACCGACAAGCCGGTCGTCCTGCTGAACACGGCGGGCTTCTACGACGGCCTGAAGGAGCAGTTCCGGCGGATGGAGGACGAGGGCTTCCTGCCCCGACCCCTGACCGACCTGGTGTTCTTCGCGGAGGAGCCGGTGGGGGCGCTGGCGTATCTGGAGGAGAGCCACGGCGTGGAGTGA
- a CDS encoding SDR family oxidoreductase, whose amino-acid sequence MAHMATHVITGAGSGIGAAVARRLHARGDELVLHARDAGRAKELAATFPGARTLVGDLSDPDKLSWAFSHQSLPDRVDSLLHIAGVVDLGRVGDLTPKTWRHQLNVNLISPAELTRHFLPQLRATHGHVIFVNSGAGLNAHADWSAYAASKHGLKALADSLRHEEHGHGVRVTSVYPGRTASPMQAKVHQQEGKTYDESQWIDPESVATTILTALDLPRDAEINDVTVRPGR is encoded by the coding sequence ATGGCGCACATGGCTACTCATGTGATCACCGGGGCCGGTTCCGGAATCGGCGCGGCCGTGGCGCGGCGGCTGCACGCGCGCGGGGACGAACTCGTGCTGCACGCGCGCGACGCGGGGCGCGCGAAGGAGCTGGCGGCGACGTTCCCCGGGGCCCGGACGCTGGTCGGGGACCTGTCGGACCCCGACAAGCTGTCCTGGGCGTTCTCGCACCAGTCCCTGCCGGACCGGGTGGACTCGCTGCTGCACATCGCGGGTGTGGTGGACCTCGGGCGGGTCGGTGACCTGACCCCGAAGACCTGGCGGCACCAGCTCAACGTCAACCTCATCTCGCCCGCCGAGCTGACCCGCCACTTCCTGCCGCAGCTGCGGGCCACCCACGGCCACGTGATCTTCGTCAACTCCGGCGCGGGCCTGAACGCCCACGCCGACTGGTCCGCCTACGCCGCCTCCAAGCACGGCCTGAAGGCCCTGGCGGACTCCCTGCGCCACGAGGAGCACGGCCACGGCGTCCGGGTCACCTCGGTCTACCCCGGCCGTACGGCGAGCCCCATGCAGGCGAAGGTCCACCAGCAGGAGGGCAAGACGTACGACGAGTCCCAGTGGATCGACCCGGAATCGGTGGCCACCACCATCCTCACGGCCCTGGACCTCCCCAGGGACGCGGAGATCAACGACGTGACGGTCCGCCCGGGCCGCTGA
- a CDS encoding methionine synthase, protein MNAHFRFASATGVGSMPGTDAREAAKTVVGSFEDFPFLAEQPARGPGADMIGRTAGMLVELYARVEPSGWRIGDRPGRDTRRARSWLGEDLDALEEFVQGYEGQLKVQAVGPWTLAAALELRNGEVALSDPGACRDLTASLAEGLRLHLAELRRRIPGAQLVLQLDEPSLTAVLRGQVKSASGYRTHRAVDRQVVESALRDVIGVHADNPVVVHSCAPDVPFALLRRAGAAAISFDFTLLTERDDDTIGEAVEAGTRLFAGVVPGTDGPLSDPAGSVMGVRTLWRRLGLRPGLLAESVTLTPACGLAGASPAYARKALAHCVRAARSLADNPE, encoded by the coding sequence GTGAACGCACATTTCAGGTTTGCCTCCGCCACCGGCGTCGGGTCCATGCCCGGCACCGATGCCCGGGAGGCGGCCAAGACGGTCGTCGGGTCGTTCGAGGACTTCCCGTTCCTGGCCGAGCAGCCCGCCCGCGGGCCCGGCGCCGACATGATCGGACGGACCGCGGGGATGCTCGTCGAGCTGTACGCGCGCGTCGAGCCCAGTGGCTGGCGGATCGGGGACCGGCCCGGGAGGGACACCCGGCGGGCCCGTTCCTGGCTCGGTGAGGACCTCGACGCGCTGGAGGAGTTCGTCCAGGGGTACGAGGGACAGCTCAAGGTGCAGGCGGTCGGGCCGTGGACGCTCGCCGCCGCCCTTGAGCTGAGGAACGGCGAGGTCGCCCTCTCCGACCCCGGCGCCTGCCGCGACCTCACCGCCTCCCTGGCCGAGGGTCTGCGGCTGCACCTCGCGGAACTGCGCCGCCGGATCCCCGGCGCCCAGCTCGTCCTCCAACTCGACGAGCCGTCCCTCACCGCCGTCCTCCGGGGGCAGGTGAAGTCCGCCAGCGGGTACCGCACGCACCGGGCCGTGGACCGCCAGGTCGTGGAGTCCGCACTCCGCGACGTCATCGGGGTTCACGCCGACAACCCCGTCGTGGTGCACTCGTGCGCACCGGACGTCCCCTTCGCCCTGCTGCGCCGAGCGGGCGCGGCAGCGATCTCGTTCGACTTCACTCTCCTCACCGAGCGTGACGACGACACGATCGGCGAGGCGGTCGAGGCGGGCACCCGGCTGTTCGCGGGTGTCGTCCCCGGCACGGACGGCCCATTGTCAGACCCTGCCGGTAGCGTCATGGGTGTCAGGACGCTGTGGCGCAGGCTGGGGCTGCGACCGGGGCTTCTCGCGGAGTCCGTCACGCTCACTCCGGCGTGCGGTCTCGCGGGCGCTTCCCCCGCGTACGCCCGCAAGGCCCTCGCGCACTGTGTCCGGGCGGCGAGATCCCTCGCGGACAACCCAGAGTAA
- the ligA gene encoding NAD-dependent DNA ligase LigA codes for MAGDKQAETTVPAEAREKHAKLAEQIEEHRFRYYVKDAPVVSDAEFDKLLRALEALEEEYSELRTPDSPTQKVAGAYETEFTAVQHRQRMLSLDNAFDDLELAAWAERVHKDVGASVYHFLCELKVDGLAVNLTYERGRLTRAATRGDGRTGEDITPNVRTIAEIPDRLSGDGVPDLVEIRGEVYFPMEKFEELNARLVAAGDKPFANPRNAAAGSLRQKDPRVTATRPLHMVVHGIGALEGFEGLTRLSQAYDLLKTWGLPTSRHNKVVGDLDGVRAFIAYYGENRHSVEHEIDGVVVKLDEIPLQGRLGSTSRAPRWAIAYKYAPEEVNTKLVNIRVGVGRTGRVTPYAQVEPVTVAGSEVEFATLHNQDVVKAKGVLIGDTVVLRKAGDVIPEILGPVADLRDGSEREFVMPAECPECGTALRPMKEGDVDLRCPNARSCPAQLRERLFYLAGRKSLDIEHFGYVAAAALTKPLEPSEPPLVDEGDLFDLTIERLLPIKAYVLDQDSGLPKRDPKSGEEKVAMVFANQQGEAKKNALAMLENIQAAKERPLARVLTGLSIRHVGPVAAEALAREFRSIERIEQASEEELAATDGVGGIIAASLKEWFAEEWHQEILRKWRAAGVRMEEEGSGEDEGPRPLEGLTVVVTGTLERFTRDGAKEELQTRGAKVTGSVSKKTSFVVVGDNPGSKYDKAMQLKVPVLNEDGFRVLLEQGPEAAAEVALPTEE; via the coding sequence GTGGCCGGCGACAAGCAAGCGGAGACGACGGTGCCCGCCGAGGCGCGGGAGAAGCACGCCAAGCTCGCTGAGCAGATCGAGGAGCACCGCTTCCGGTACTACGTGAAGGACGCCCCGGTCGTCAGCGACGCGGAGTTCGACAAGCTCCTGCGCGCGCTGGAGGCCCTGGAGGAGGAGTACTCGGAGCTGCGCACCCCGGACTCGCCGACCCAGAAGGTCGCGGGCGCGTACGAGACGGAGTTCACCGCCGTCCAGCACCGGCAGCGGATGCTCTCGCTGGACAACGCCTTCGACGACCTGGAGCTCGCCGCCTGGGCCGAGCGCGTCCACAAGGACGTCGGCGCCTCCGTGTACCACTTCCTGTGCGAGCTGAAGGTCGACGGCCTCGCCGTGAACCTGACGTACGAGCGGGGACGGCTCACCCGTGCGGCGACCCGCGGCGACGGCCGTACCGGCGAGGACATCACGCCGAACGTGCGCACCATCGCCGAGATCCCGGACCGGCTCAGCGGCGACGGCGTCCCGGACCTGGTGGAGATCCGCGGCGAGGTCTACTTCCCGATGGAGAAGTTCGAGGAGCTCAACGCCCGCCTGGTCGCGGCCGGTGACAAGCCCTTCGCCAACCCGCGCAACGCCGCGGCCGGTTCGCTGCGCCAGAAGGACCCGCGGGTCACCGCCACCCGGCCGCTGCACATGGTCGTCCACGGCATCGGCGCCCTGGAGGGCTTCGAGGGCCTGACCCGCCTCTCCCAGGCGTACGACCTGCTCAAGACCTGGGGCCTGCCCACCTCCCGGCACAACAAGGTGGTCGGCGACCTCGACGGCGTCCGCGCGTTCATCGCGTACTACGGCGAGAACCGCCACTCCGTGGAGCACGAGATCGACGGCGTCGTCGTCAAGCTCGACGAGATCCCGCTCCAGGGCCGCCTCGGCTCCACCTCCCGGGCTCCGCGCTGGGCCATCGCGTACAAGTACGCGCCGGAGGAGGTCAACACCAAGCTGGTCAACATCCGGGTGGGCGTGGGCCGTACGGGCCGGGTCACGCCGTACGCCCAGGTCGAGCCGGTGACGGTGGCCGGTTCCGAGGTCGAGTTCGCCACCCTGCACAACCAGGACGTGGTCAAGGCCAAGGGCGTCCTGATCGGCGACACCGTGGTGCTGCGCAAGGCCGGTGACGTCATCCCGGAGATCCTCGGTCCGGTCGCCGACCTGCGCGACGGCAGCGAGCGCGAGTTCGTGATGCCGGCCGAGTGCCCCGAGTGCGGTACGGCACTGCGGCCCATGAAGGAGGGCGACGTCGACCTGCGCTGCCCGAACGCGCGGAGCTGCCCGGCGCAGTTGCGGGAGCGCCTGTTCTACCTCGCGGGCCGCAAGTCGCTGGACATCGAGCACTTCGGCTACGTCGCCGCCGCGGCCCTCACCAAGCCGCTGGAGCCGTCGGAGCCGCCGCTGGTCGACGAGGGCGACCTGTTCGACCTCACCATCGAGCGGCTGCTGCCCATCAAGGCGTACGTCCTGGACCAGGACAGCGGTCTGCCCAAGCGGGACCCGAAGAGCGGCGAGGAGAAGGTCGCCATGGTCTTCGCCAACCAGCAGGGCGAGGCGAAGAAGAACGCGCTTGCCATGCTGGAGAACATCCAAGCGGCCAAGGAACGCCCCCTCGCCCGGGTGCTCACGGGCCTGTCGATCCGTCATGTGGGACCGGTCGCCGCCGAGGCGCTGGCCCGCGAATTCCGCTCGATCGAGCGGATCGAGCAGGCCAGTGAGGAGGAGCTGGCCGCCACCGACGGCGTCGGCGGGATCATCGCGGCCTCGCTGAAGGAGTGGTTCGCCGAGGAGTGGCACCAGGAGATCCTCCGCAAGTGGCGGGCGGCCGGCGTGCGCATGGAGGAGGAGGGCTCCGGCGAGGACGAGGGGCCACGCCCGCTGGAGGGCCTGACCGTGGTCGTGACCGGCACTCTGGAGCGTTTCACCCGGGACGGCGCCAAGGAGGAGCTCCAGACCCGGGGAGCCAAGGTGACCGGTTCGGTTTCGAAGAAGACGTCATTCGTCGTCGTGGGTGACAATCCTGGTTCGAAGTACGACAAGGCGATGCAGCTGAAGGTGCCGGTTCTGAACGAGGACGGCTTCAGAGTCCTGCTGGAACAGGGCCCCGAGGCGGCGGCCGAAGTCGCGCTTCCGACCGAGGAGTAG